The genomic DNA AAAGAGGGgtcagggcaccccaaaaactgtgtgtgtccccccaaGACACCCCCAAAGCgctgtccccccccccaatacTCACAGGTGGAGATGCCGGCGCCCACCATGCACAAAACCTTCTTacctggaagagaaaaagtgggcagcaccccaaaaagacaccccaaaacccctccccagcaccccaaaccccccccagcaccccaaaccccccccaaGAAACGACccgacaccccaaaatccaccccccagcccccaaagTCGCTCCCCGtaccccctggatcccccctcATGGGACAAATCCACCTACGcgcccccaaaacaccccaaaaaaaacccactgcccccaaaggacccccccaaacaccctctgagtcccccccaaaacccccaggcccccccaaacgccccccagcccccccaaatacCCTCAAAGCACCCTTagatgccccccagccccccaaaacaacCCCTACACccccctaaacacccccaggccccccaaaatgcccccccggcccccacAGCACCCCTAGATACCCCTCAGACCCACAAAcaccccccagggccccccaaaatgccccccaggcccctctaaACACCCCCAAAGCACCCCTAGATACCTCCCAGACCCCAAAatgcccccccgccccccctaaatgtcccccagcccccccaaacaccctcaAAGCACCCTTAGatgccccccaggcccctctaaactccccccaggccccccaaaaCAACCCCTACACccccctaaacacccccaggccccccaaaatgccccccaggcccctctaaACACCCCCAAAGCACCCCTAGATATCTCCcagaccccaaaacacccccccggcccccctAAACGTTCTCCAGCTCCCCCAAATACCCTCAAAGCACCCTTAGatgccctccagcccccccaaaacaagCCCTACGCccccctaaacacccccagccccccccaaatgcaccccagaccccccaaagcACCCCTAGATACCCCTCAGACCCACAAacgccccccagggcccccccaaaatgccccccAGGCCCCTATGAACACCCCCAAAGTACCCCCAGATACCTCACAGACCCACAAACGCCCCCCAGGCCCCTGAAAGCACCCCCAAAGCACCCCTAGatgcctcccagccccacagacgccccccagccccccgtaCAGCGTCCCCCGCCGAGGAAGCGGCCGACTCCGCGCAGCGTCAGCTCCTCCAGGCGCCTCTCGGGCTCCGCGTCCTCGGCCGCCCCCAGGCCCAGCGTCCGCGCCAGCAGCCGCCGCAGCAGCTCCACTGGGGACAACgggagcactgggaacactgggagcACCGGGAGCCccactgggggaactgggaccCCCCCTAGAACCATCAGAGCCGCTCTCTGCCCCAGTATCAGCGCCAGCAGCTctactgggaacactgggagaactgggacccccccagaacCATCAGAGCTGCCCCAGGATCGGCGCCAGCAGCTctactgggaacactgggagaactgggatgcCCCCAGCACCTTCAGAGCCGCTCCAGCCTCAGTATCGACGGCGGCAgctgcactgggagcactgggaataCGGGGAGCCCCAGGGGTAACggggggcaccgggacccccccaccTACTGTCAGAGCCGCCCTCAGCGCCGCCCTCGGGCTCGGCGGCGCCGGTACCGGGCGGGTCTGGGTCTCGGTCCCCGCTCGCCGCGCCCGTGTCGCCCCCGGACCCCGCGGAGGCCTCGGGCCGGGCCCGCCGCTCCCCGGGCCCGCCGGGGTCGGCCATGGGCGTCCCGGACCCTCCTCCCGGCATGCACCGCGCGGGGAGGCCGCGCCCTTCCTCCCGGCATGCACCGCGGGGAGAGGCCGCGCCCTTCCTCCCGGCATACACCGCGGCGAGAGGCCGCGCCACTCCTCCCGGCATGCACCGCGGGGAGGCCGCGCCACTCCTCccggcatagaatcatagaataaccaggttggaagagacccaccggatcatcgagtccaaccgttcccatcaaacactaaacaatgacctttagcacctcgcccacccgtgccttaaacacctccagggaaggggactcaaccaccgcCCTAAACCACTCTCCCGTGCACCGGGCGGGGAGGACTGAGCGCCCCGCCACTCCTCCAGGCATGCACCGCGCGGGGGGGGACGACTGAGAGCTTCCGCCACTCCTCCCGTCGTGCCCCGCGCGCGCCCCGGAAGTGACGCAGCAGCCGCGCCGGAAGCGCGGGTCCCGGCGGGGGTTCCCCATGGCGGGGAGGCGCTGAGAccggccccggcccggccccgccatggcggaggcggcggcggctgctccGGGCCCgggggggaaagaggaggaggaggagggggaggaggaaggggggaagCGGTTCGAGGGCGACGAGTGGTGCGACAGCGGCCTGGGCTCgctgggagaggggcaggtggCGCCGCTCGGGCCcggggggaaggagaaggaggaggaggaggagggagatgaAGAAGATGATGGGGGCGCCTCGGCCTGGCTGCGCCACGTCCTGGGATTCGTCACCGAGGACGGCGACACGTGAGGGGGGGGGACGacagggtgggggggggggggcggctctTGACACCCCCCCTTTAGGgccccttcccccccctctTTAAGGGCTCTCCGCCCTTCTCCTTTAGGActtttccccccccaccccgtgcccCCCCAGGGGACGCTGTGGGGGGTGGTCCCGGTGTGTCGTGtgtccgtcccccccccccagtttaaCCCTTTCCTCCCCGCAGCGCGCTGCACTTGGCCGTCATCCACGAGCACGAGCCCTTCCTGGACTCCCTCCTGCGCCACACGGCCGGCTCCCCCTTCCTCGACCTGCAGAACGACCTGGGGCAGGTAttgaggggcggggggggggctcgTAGGGGGCCCCTCAGATCACGtgctgcccccccagaccctaaAACAGCTTGGGGGGGGGGCTTAAAGTCGTCACCCCCCCCCCTCACAAACCAACTTGTCTCATGGTGATGCTGgagctctgttttctttgtggaagtggagggggtggggggcgcttagggaccccccagaccccgttatggctggggggggggtcccctaAATCCGTGTCTCCCTCTTCTTCGCAGAGCGCCCTGCACCTCGCGGTGATCCTGGGGCTCCCCAGCTTCGTGCGGAAGCTgcgggcggcgggcgcggggctgggggtgcgGGAGAGGGGGGGCCAGACCCCCCTGCACCTCGCCTGCCGCGAGGGGCGCCCGGCCTGCGCCCGCCTGCTGCTGGGGGGGCCCGGACccccccccggggacccccgGAACCTGCTGGAGAGCCGCAACTACGACGgtggggggggaactggggacttcggggggggggaaatggggatgggagggggttgggggctttgggggggattggggggctttgagggggggaaatggggtggaggaagggattggggggggaaaaatggggatggagagggggttggggggctttgagggggggattgggggttttggggggtgggaaatgggggCTTTGAGGGGAGGGATTGGGGGTTTCATGGGGGGATTGGGGGTTctgagggggggaaatggggtggAGAGGGGCTTGGGGGCTGACGCCGTGGCCCCCCCAGGCCAGACCCCCCTGCACGTGGCCGTTGTGCGCGGGgacctggagctggtggagctgctgctggcggCCGGTGCCGACCCCGACGCCGCGGTGAGGGGCTCCCCGGACCCTTCTCCTCCGTCCCGATCCCGATCTGGATCCCCCTCCTGTTCCCCCTGGGTCTCGCCCTCCTTCCCCACGATTCCGATCCCGTTCCTGCCTCACGTTCGCGCTCTGATCCCGCTCTGGTTCTCGcttcctttttctgcttctcatccATGTTCCCACTCCCTTTTTCCCTGGTTCTGATTTGGTTCTGATCCGTTTCCCACCCCCCATTCCTGCTCCCTTTCCTGGTTCCTGGCTCTGCTCTGGTTCCCTCTCAGTTTCCCGGTTCTAATCCGGTTTTTCTCCAGTTCCCACTCCCTTTCCCGGCTCTACTCTGGTTCCCACTCCCTTTCCCAGTTCTGCTCCGTTTCCTGCTCCGTTTCCTGGCTCTGCTCTGGTTCCCGCTCTGTCTCCTGGCTCCGTTTCCCATTTCCTGCTCTGTTTCCTGCTCtgtttcccagctctgctccacttCCCGTTTCGGTTCCCGGCTCTGCTCTGGTTCCCGCCCCGTTTCCCGGTTCTGATTTGGTTCTGCTCCGATTCCCACTCCTTTTCTCGTTTCCCGCTCCGTTTCCCACTCCATTTCCCGTTTCCCACTCGGTTTCCTGCTCTGTTTCCCGTTCCGTTTCCTGGTTCTGATCCAGTTCCTGCTCCCTTTTCTGGTTCTGCTCTGGTTCCTGCTCCATTTCCCGGTTCCGATTCAGTTCCTGCTCCCTTTCCTGGTTCTGCTCTGGTTCCTGCTCCgtttccttctccatctcccgCTCCGTTTCCCGTTTCCCTCTCCGTTTCCCGTTTCCTGCTCCATTTCCCGGTTTCGATTCAGTTCCTGCTCCCTTTCCTGGTTCTGCTCTGGTTCTTGCTCCGTTTCCCTCTCCGTTTCCCGTTTCCCTCTCCGTTTCCCTCTCCGTTTCCCGTTTCCCTCTCCGTTTCCCGCTCCTTTTCCCGGTTCCGATTCAGTTCTTGCTCCCTTTCCTGGTTCTGCTCTGGTTCCTGCTCCGTTTCCTACTCCATCTCCCGCTCCGTTTCCCGTTTCCCTCTCCGTTTCCCGCTCTGTTTCCCGTTTCCCGCTCCGTTTCCCGTTTCCCGCTCCGTTTCCCGTTTCCCGCTCCGTTTCCCGTTTCCCGCTCCGTTTCCCGTTTCCCGCTCCGTTTCCCGTTTCCCGTTTCCCTTTCCGTTTCCCTCTCCGTTTCCCGTTTCCCGCTCCTTTTCCCGGTTCCGATTCAGTTCCTGCTCCCTTTCCTGGTTCTGCTCTGTTTCCtactccatctccctctccgTTTCCCTCTCTGTTTCCCGTTTCCCTCTCCGTTTCCCATTTCCCTCTCCGTTTCCCTCTCCGTTTCCTGCTCCATTTCCCGGTTCCGATTCAGTTCCTGCTCCCTTTCCTGGTTCTCCTCTGGTTCCTGCTCCGTTTCCTGGTTCTGATTCAGTTCCTGCTCCCTTTCCTGGTTCTGCTCCGTTTCCCTCTCCGTTTCCCGTTTCCCTCTCCGTTTCCCGTTCTGACCCGCTCCCTCTGGGGTTGCAGGAGGCGAGCGGGGGCCGCTCGGCGCTGCACTTGGCCGTGGAGGCGCAGAGCGCGGGGGTGGCGGAGGCTCTGCTGAGGGGGGGCGCCCACCCCGCCCCCCGCATGTTCGGGGGCTGCACCCCCCTGCGCAGCGCCCGCCTGCGCCCCGACCCCCGCCTGCCCCCCCTGCTGCGCCGCTTCGGGGCCCCCGACAGCCCCCCCGGCTCCGACCGCGCCTCCGACACCGACTCCCAGGTCAGAgacacccccgggacccctaaaatccccctgagcccccaacaccccccccaggacccccaaaaccccagagagccccccccaggaccccctaaaATCCCCTTGAGCCCCAACCCCCCCTCTAGGAGTCCCAACAACTCCCCTGagcgcccccccccacccccccaggacccccaacaCCCCAGAGagccccccccaggaccccctaaaATCCCCTTGAGCACCCCCCCGGGATCCTGacacccccagaacccccaatCCCCCCTCTAGGAGCCCCAACAAatcccctgacccccccccccgggacccccaacaCCCCAGagagaccccccaggacccctggcacccccctgagccccccccaggacctccaACATCCCCTTGAACCCCCCCCCCAAGTTTGGGGGTCacacagcccccccaaatctctttctctcccccccaggaggaagaggaggaggaggaagaggacgaATACGACGACATCGTCATCAACCGAGGCTGCTGacaccccccgcccccccaatTTATTGGAGGCTCCGCGAGGGGGGGGgtcaccccccaaccccctctcaAGGACAATAAACGGGGTGCCcgccccccaaatccatctctgTCCCcaccccttttctttctccatggGGCACACgctttgggggggggtctcagtgccccctgccccccccccaggagTTACAgggggggggttctggggggtctCAGTGCCCCCCGGGCGTTattgggggggggtctcagtgccccctgccccccctgagggttattgggggggtctggggggtctcAGTGCCCCCCGGCGGTTCTGTGGGGGTCTCAGTGCTCCCCGGAGGTtattgggggggtctggggggtctcAGTGCCCCCCGGCGGTTCTGGGGGGGGGTCTCAgtgccccctgcccccccccggCTGGTTGGGGCCGATGTAGGTGAGtcggggggccggggggggcacCAGCTCGGTCTGTcccagcaggggctgcaggggggggGGCACCCGCACCCGCCcgtcctggggggggggagaaggggggggggggggtcagggacgggtccccctctcccaccccccagttccccccccacCCTTTCCCAGTTCCCCTCTCTTTCCCAGTTTGttctccccccttccctttcccagttccccccctcattcccagttcccccccctccaatcccagttccccccctcaTTCCCAGTTGTCCCCCTcactcccagttcccccccttccctttcccagttcccccccctccaatcccagttccccccctcattcccagttccccccctcattcccagttccccccccttccctttcccagttccccccctccAATCCCCGTTCCCCCCCTcattcccagtcccccccccttccctttcccagttccccccctccAATCCCCGTTCCCCCCCCCTTTCCAGTTCCCCCCCCTCCAATCCCAGTCCCCCCCTcattcccagttccccccctcattcccagttcccccttccctttcccagtccccccccctttcccagtCCCCTCCACCTCTAGCTGGTTGCACTCGAGGAGGGCGATCAGCATCCTGGAGACGGCGCAGGCCGTGCCGTTCACCTGGGTGGGGGGGACACCCACCATTTTAGGGGTGTCCGAGCCATCTGGGggaggggctcgggggggtccccaagcctgtgtcccccccccctcaccgTGTGCGCGTGTCGGAGCCGCCCGGAGCCGTCCCGGTACATGATGTTGAGGCGCCGGCTCTGGTAGTCGGTGCAGTTGGAAGCGCTTGAAATCTTGGGCAGGGGGGggcaaaaaataattaaaaatttaattaggGGGCTCCCCCACCTCGGGTCACCCCAAAAcggggtgttggggggggggctgaaCCCCTAAACCAGCAGGGATCAGCCCtaaggggatgaggaaaagcatTAAGGGGGGGTCAGAGCTCAAACTGGGGGGTCCTGGTGTGATTTGCCCCCCCATCCCTTAATTCCCCCCCATATCCCTTAATTTGCCCCCCCATATCCCTTAATTCCCCCCCATATCCCTTAATTTGCCCCCCCATATCCCTTAATTCCCCCCCATATCCCTTAATTTTCCCCCCCATATCCCTTAATTTCCCCCATATCCCTTTATTTGCCCCCCATATCCCTTTATTTGCTCCCCCATATCCCAATTTGCCCCCCATATCCCCTAAttagcccccccaaaccccaaatctgccccccAAAAGGGTTGGGGGCACTTCTATGAACCCCTTTAACGCGGGAAAACACCCCTTCGGGTGCCAGGAGGGCAATAAGGGGGGGTGTCTTGGTGTGATTTGTCCCCCTATCCCTTAATttacccccccagcccctaatttacccccccagccccccaaatctaCCCCCCACCTCCCCGTATTTGCCCCGTCCGGGCATCCAGGCTTCGATATCGAACTTGCGATACGCGGGAGCCCCAGTTCCTCCGTCGGCATGTCCAGAACcctagaaggaaataaaaaaaaaggggtgcaatggggtttggggggggggttatggggtttagggggggggttggggtgggggggggccaGGGACCCCCCCTCACCTGTAATGGAGCCCCAGCTCGGAGAAGATTTCCTTCTGCAGCCCCACGAACTCGGCCAGCAGCTCCTCGCTCTCCGAGCCCGACTCGGCCGCCGTCACCCCGAACATCTCCACCTGGGGGGCACCCCACTTttagcccccccccccccgtttcCCTCCTACCCCTACCGGACCCTTTTTTGCCCCCCCTGTTCCCCAAGacaccccccttccccccccctcttcctccctgcccccagGATCCTCAttttgccccccaaaacccctgggtTTagcccccctgtcccccccaaacccccttttctacccccaaacccctttttctgcccccaagacccccttttctgcccccagaccccccctcagaccccctttttctgctcctcaaccccccccagacccccttttctgccccagaCCCTCCCTGGATCCCCTTTTTctgcccccaagacccccttttctgcccccagcccctctcaaacccccttttctgcccccagacccccttacCTACTctcaagacccccccaaaccccccttttctaCCCTCAAGACCCCTCCAGACCCCCTTTTtctgccctcaaaccccctttTCTACCCCCAAGACCCTTTTttctgcccccagacccccttttctgcccccaagaccccctcagaccccctctttctgccctcaaaccccctttTCTACCCCCAAGACCCTTTTttctgcccccagacccccttttctgcccccaagaccccctcagaccccctctttctgccctcaaaccccctttTCTACCCCCAAGACCCTTTTttctgcccccagaccccctcagacccccttttctgcccccagacccccatttctgcccccaagacccctccagaccccttttctgcccccagacccccttttctgccccaagaccccccccacccagtgctcccagtaccttGGTGAACTGGTGGACGCGGTAGAGCCCCCACGGCTCCCGCCCGGTGTCGGTCTCGGCGCGGTAGCAGGTGCTGGAACTAACcacactggggggggggggcaataGGTgaaaccccccccaaaacaccagggaccccccccaaaatagcAGTGACCCCTTCCAAAATagcagggacacccccaaacaccagggaccccccccaaacaccaGGGAACCCCCCCTCAAACACCCAGAGcacccagtttgggggggtcctcaGTGGGTGTCtctgttttggggggtccctctGTTTTGGGGGGGTGTCTCGGAGGATCCCtgttgcccccccccccccataccGGATAGGCAGATCCTGCAGCCGCACCGCATGATCCATAAAATATCCTGGGGGGGGatcaggggaggaggagggtcaGGAGGGGCTCCCCaggtgccccccaccccccccaatccTCTCCTTGCACCATAATTTCCCTCtagaccccccccccagccccattccaccccataaccccccatttacccccccaacccaccccatgcccccccatttacccccccaacccaccccacaaccccccatttacccccaacccaccccatgccccccatttacccccccaacccaccccatgcccccccatttaccccccaacccaccccataaccccccatttacccccccaacccaccccataaccccccatttacccccccaactcaccccataaccccccattccaccccataaccccccatttacccccccaacccccccataaccccccatttacccccccaacccaccccatgcccccccatttacccccccaacccaccccgtaacccccatttacccccccaacccaccccataaccccccattccaccccataaccccccatttacccccccaacccccccataaccccccatttaccccccaacccaccccataacccccatttacccccccaacccaccccatTTACCCCCCAATCCACCCACagcccccatttaccccccaaTCCACCCCGTACCCCCCCGTtctgccccccctgcccccctgaCCTGCGATGCCGACCTCGGCGGTCCCGGCCAGGCACAGATCCTCGAAGCGCGAGGGGTCGATGGTGTAAACGGGCGAGGGGGGGGCCCCGGGGTGGGGGTCGCTGGGGGGGAACCCGCAGCcctcctggggggggggacacacacagatACGGGGGGGGtcacggggctgggggggggcaaagGGACATGGGGAGTGGCTGGGGGGGTCACACATGTTGGGGtcacagggctggggggggcaaagggacacgggggggggtCTTGAGGGGGGTAAAGGGACACAGGGGGGGTCTTGCGGGGGGTGTCACTCACGAAGACGGCTCCGCGCAGCAGGTCGGGGACTGTCATGGGCAGGAacccctggttttgggggggggggggggaaggcaCTCAGGTCCCCCCCACTTTTAAACCCCAATTCACCTCCCTTTGCCCCCCCTCGACACCatttgccccccagcccctcaattgcccccccaggaccccaattcccccccttTGCCCCACCCGGACCCATGTTACCCCCCCCTTTCACCCCCCTAggacccctctttgccccccaggaccccaattcccccctttgccccccaaTTcacccccttttaccccccagGACACCAATTCtcccccttttaccccccaaGACCCACGTTCCCCCCCCTTTCACCCCCCTAggacccctctttgccccctaATTCACCCCCTTTGACCCGCTCAGGACCCgattccccccccccaattcccttttacccccctagcccccaaaatccaccccccgTACCCTGGGGAGCAGCTTGCGGAGGGCGAAGGCGACGAGGCCGTGCTGGAGCAGGGCCCCCCCCCCGCACAGGTAATAGGAGCGATGGCCCGACACGTGCGACAGGCGCCTGCACATGCGTGTCGGGGGGGTCACACGCGTGTGCGAGGCCAGGAGGGGGTCACACACatgtttgggggggtcacacACACGTGTCAGGGGCATTCACACGCATTCCGAGGGGGGTCACACGCGTGTCAGGGAGATCACACGTGTGTGCGAGGCACGAGGGGGGTCACACGCGTGTGCGAGGCACAGGGACGGGGGTCACACGTGTGTGTGAGGCCAGGAGGGGGTCACACACATGTCTGCGGGGTCACACACGCGTGTCAGGGGCGTTCACACGCATTTCGAGGGGGTCACACGCGTGTCGGGGGGTCACACGCGTGTGcgagggacagggaggggggtCACACGCGTGTGCGAGACTCGAGGGGGGGTCACACGCGTGTCTCACCGCTGCCGGATGATGTCGAGTCgctcccccagctccaggtGCCCCCGTGGGGGGAAATCGAACACTGGGGGGGGGGCGAATTTCTTACCCCAGGAACAAcccccccctttcccacccCCATTTCCAACCCCTTTTCTTACCCCAGACCCcaaatttctctccttttgccCCAAATTCCCacccctctaacccccccagagccccaatttcccccctttagccccccccgacccccaatTCCCTCCTTTTTGCCCCCGATtctccccctttgccccccaattccccccttttgccccccgACCCCAATTTCCCCCGtttgcctcccagttcccccctttgcacccccagtccccccacttttgcccccccagaccccaatttGCCCCCAATTCTCCCCCAATTCTCCCCCTTTGCCCTCCAATTTCCCTTTTGCCACCCCAGACCCCAAATTTCTCCCACtttgcccccccagtccccccccttttgacccctcagacccctaattctcctccttttgcccccccagaccccaattccccccttttaccccccaatttttctctttttgctctCCAATACCCCTTAtttgcccccccagaccctctatttttccctctttgcccccccagatcccctatttttccctctttgcccccccagacccccatttcCACCCCCGTACCTGGTTTCtcccccaccacctccaccacccGCGCTTGGCTCTCGTCACCCACCGGCTGCGGGGGGGGCACAAGGAGatcagggaggggatttggggggggccgggggttttggggggcaaaagggggggggtctcaggggttcTGGGCCCCCCCCACCTCAGTAGGTGCTGtcagggaggggtttggggggatgtGGAGGTGACGCAGGGGAGTTGGGGGGGACGCAGGggagttttttgggggggatcctaggggttttggggtcctgggggggggcagggttttttgggggggtccctcaCCGCCTCGGGGTGCGTGCGGTTGGGGAGCTGCAGGGCTTTGACGTAGAAGCGCTCGTCCAGCTCGGCTTCCTCcgcctgcagctcctgcagctgcagccgcAGCTGCCGCCCCTGCGCCCGCAGCGAGGAGAATtcggggtcctgggggggaaacgggggggcagaggggggggaggaggctgttggggggtcccagagcgctcccCCACCCCTCATCACCCCGTCCCCTCCTGCCCTACCGCCTCCGTCGGCTTCTGGTGCGCGGCCtggggggagaaatgggggtcAGGGGAGGAAaatgggggggtcctggggatgtttgggggatcctgggggcgtttaggggggtcctgggggcgcCTGaggagggtttttgggggggtcccaggggtctcagCGGGGTGGGGGGATTCTGGGAGGTCTCATGGGGTTCAGAGGAGGTTCTCGGGggggtctcagaggggtttggggggctcctgggggggggggggggggctcgttgggtttggggggggtcagaggggttggggggtgctggggtggccTCATGGGGATTGGGGGGAGTCCTGGAGGGTCTCCTGGGGTTTTGGGTGGGGGATCTCAGGGAGGTTGGGGTGGCCTGGGggggtctcagaggggtttgggggggtctcgtggggtttggggggggggtctcaaggggggtttaggggtgctgggggggtctcATGGGGTTTAGGGTGGGTTCTGGGGGGTCTCCTGGGGTTTGGGAGGGGATCCCGGGGAGGTTgggaggtcctgggggggtctcagaggggtttgggggggggctcgggggggttttgggggtgctggggtgtctcatggggtttggggggggtttcGGGGGGTCCCCTCACCATGAGGGCCCTCACGCGCT from Phaenicophaeus curvirostris isolate KB17595 unplaced genomic scaffold, BPBGC_Pcur_1.0 scaffold_688, whole genome shotgun sequence includes the following:
- the LOC138735309 gene encoding NAD-dependent protein deacetylase sirtuin-2-like, translating into MPGGVARPLAAVYAGRKGAASPRGACREEGRGLPARCMPGGGSGTPMADPGGPGERRARPEASAGSGGDTGAASGDRDPDPPGTGAAEPEGGAEGGSDMELLRRLLARTLGLGAAEDAEPERRLEELTLRGVGRFLGGGRCKKVLCMVGAGIST
- the LOC138735308 gene encoding NF-kappa-B inhibitor beta-like, which translates into the protein MAEAAAAAPGPGGKEEEEEGEEEGGKRFEGDEWCDSGLGSLGEGQVAPLGPGGKEKEEEEEGDEEDDGGASAWLRHVLGFVTEDGDTALHLAVIHEHEPFLDSLLRHTAGSPFLDLQNDLGQSALHLAVILGLPSFVRKLRAAGAGLGVRERGGQTPLHLACREGRPACARLLLGGPGPPPGDPRNLLESRNYDGQTPLHVAVVRGDLELVELLLAAGADPDAAEASGGRSALHLAVEAQSAGVAEALLRGGAHPAPRMFGGCTPLRSARLRPDPRLPPLLRRFGAPDSPPGSDRASDTDSQEEEEEEEEDEYDDIVINRGC
- the LOC138735307 gene encoding LOW QUALITY PROTEIN: serine--tRNA ligase, mitochondrial-like (The sequence of the model RefSeq protein was modified relative to this genomic sequence to represent the inferred CDS: inserted 1 base in 1 codon) yields the protein MAAHQKPTEADPEFSSLRAQGRQLRLQLQELQAEEAELDERFYVKALQLPNRTHPEAPVGDESQARVVEVVGEKPVFDFPPRGHLELGERLDIIRQRRLSHVSGHRSYYLCGGGALLQHGLVAFALRKLLPRGFLPMTVPDLLRGAVFEGCGFPPSDPHPGAPPSPVYTIDPSRFEDLCLAGTAEVGIAGYFMDHAVRLQDLPIRVVSSSTCYRAETDTGREPWGLYRVHQFTKVEMFGVTAAESGSESEELLAEFVGLQKEIFSELGLHYRVLDMPTEELGXPAYRKFDIEAWMPGRGKYGEISSASNCTDYQSRRLNIMYRDGSGRLRHAHTVNGTACAVSRMLIALLECNQLEDGRVRVPPPLQPLLGQTELVPPPAPRLTYIGPNQPGGGRGH